One Candidatus Ornithobacterium hominis genomic region harbors:
- a CDS encoding succinate dehydrogenase/fumarate reductase iron-sulfur subunit: protein MADKNINITLKIWRQKNAQSKGKIETYKLNNVSQASSFLEMMDQLNEQLIEERKEPVAFDHDCREGICGTCSLYINGRPHGPDNAITTCQLHMRSFNDGDTIYIEPWRSVAFPVIKDLIVDRSAFERIQQAGGYISVDTTGNAVDANALPIPKFDADRSFDAAACIGCGACVAACKNGSAMLFVGAKVSQFALLPQGKVEAARRVQNMVKQMDLEGFGNCTNTEACEAECPKEISLENIARMNREYLSAKVCSESGVNAK, encoded by the coding sequence ATGGCAGATAAAAATATAAATATCACACTTAAAATTTGGCGTCAAAAAAACGCACAAAGCAAAGGTAAAATAGAAACATATAAGCTAAATAATGTTTCCCAAGCAAGCTCTTTTCTAGAAATGATGGATCAGCTCAACGAGCAGCTGATAGAAGAAAGAAAAGAACCTGTTGCTTTTGACCACGATTGTAGAGAAGGTATTTGTGGAACGTGTTCACTTTACATCAATGGTAGACCTCATGGTCCCGATAACGCCATTACCACTTGCCAATTGCACATGCGCAGCTTTAATGATGGAGACACCATTTATATAGAACCTTGGCGTTCAGTAGCTTTTCCTGTGATAAAGGATTTGATTGTTGATCGATCGGCTTTTGAAAGAATTCAGCAAGCAGGGGGCTATATTTCTGTGGATACAACAGGAAACGCTGTAGATGCAAATGCTTTACCCATCCCTAAATTTGATGCAGATCGCTCCTTTGATGCAGCCGCTTGTATAGGTTGTGGAGCCTGTGTAGCTGCTTGTAAAAATGGTTCAGCTATGCTTTTTGTAGGAGCAAAGGTTTCTCAATTTGCATTGCTACCGCAAGGTAAAGTAGAGGCCGCAAGACGTGTGCAAAATATGGTGAAACAAATGGACTTGGAAGGATTTGGAAACTGTACCAACACGGAAGCTTGCGAAGCAGAGTGCCCGAAAGAAATTTCACTTGAAAATATCGCACGTATGAACCGTGAATATTTAAGCGCAAAAGTTTGCAGCGAAAGTGGAGTCAATGCCAAATAA
- the rnpA gene encoding ribonuclease P protein component, producing MKHKFPKKEKLIHKKRFDFLFSEGKSLKSHPIQAIYLSLEMPCFADFQVSSHSEVAFAVPKRHFKKAVDRNKIKRRMREAFRLNKRKLKGNFIIIFIYKSCSYSDYIMVEKSIIHLLEKINEKALS from the coding sequence TTGAAACATAAATTTCCTAAAAAAGAAAAACTAATTCACAAAAAACGTTTTGATTTTCTGTTTTCCGAAGGAAAGTCCCTAAAATCTCACCCCATACAAGCAATTTATTTAAGTTTAGAAATGCCTTGTTTTGCTGATTTTCAGGTGTCTAGCCATAGTGAAGTGGCTTTTGCTGTACCCAAAAGACATTTTAAAAAAGCTGTTGATAGAAATAAAATCAAAAGGAGAATGCGAGAGGCTTTTCGCTTAAACAAAAGAAAATTAAAGGGGAATTTTATTATTATTTTCATTTACAAATCTTGCTCTTATTCTGATTATATAATGGTGGAAAAAAGTATCATTCATTTACTCGAAAAAATCAATGAAAAAGCCCTTTCTTGA
- a CDS encoding BrxA/BrxB family bacilliredoxin, whose product MYPEEIVNPMKAELTQNGFEDLDSIEKVQEFLKKEGTSLVVVNSVCGCAAGGARPGVVLSLANEKSPQNLGTVFAGFDIEATKVAREAMLPFPPSSPSVALFKDGELVHMLERHHIEGHSPQMIAENLKQAYNEFC is encoded by the coding sequence ATGTACCCAGAAGAAATTGTAAATCCAATGAAAGCTGAATTAACTCAGAATGGTTTTGAGGATTTAGATTCGATAGAAAAAGTTCAAGAATTCTTAAAAAAAGAAGGTACTTCACTTGTCGTCGTAAATAGTGTTTGTGGTTGTGCAGCGGGAGGAGCTCGCCCTGGTGTGGTTTTGTCTTTGGCAAATGAAAAGTCTCCCCAAAACTTGGGAACCGTCTTTGCTGGATTTGATATTGAAGCGACAAAAGTGGCGCGTGAGGCAATGTTGCCTTTCCCTCCAAGCTCGCCCTCTGTTGCTTTATTCAAAGATGGAGAGCTAGTGCATATGCTAGAGCGTCACCATATTGAGGGGCATTCACCACAAATGATTGCAGAGAATTTAAAGCAAGCATACAACGAATTTTGTTAA
- a CDS encoding aspartate-semialdehyde dehydrogenase: MKVSVVGATGMVGEKMLQVLEERNFPVTELIPVASEKSVGKEIEFKGQKYTVKSLEAAVEENCDVALFSAGGSISLDWAPKFAAKGTVVVDNSSAWRMNEGIKLIVPEINADILTKEDKIIANPNCSTIQLVMVLYPLHQKYGIKRVVVSTYQSVTGTGKAAVDQLDGEVRGETPTKVYPYEIFKNALPHCDIFEENGYTKEEMKLTRETQKILDDKSIAVTATAVRVPVQGGHSEAVNIEFEKDFDESEVRKILNESPGVTLQDNTDSNIYPMPKYAEGKNDVFVGRIRRDFSQPNSLNLWIVSDNLRKGAATNTVQIAEKLLEKKIIG, from the coding sequence ATGAAAGTATCCGTCGTAGGAGCGACAGGAATGGTAGGGGAAAAAATGCTACAAGTTCTGGAGGAGAGAAACTTTCCTGTAACTGAGCTTATTCCTGTTGCTTCAGAAAAATCTGTAGGAAAGGAAATTGAATTTAAAGGCCAAAAATATACGGTGAAATCTCTAGAAGCCGCTGTAGAAGAAAATTGTGATGTAGCGTTGTTCTCTGCGGGGGGGAGTATAAGCTTAGATTGGGCACCAAAATTCGCAGCAAAAGGAACCGTAGTTGTAGACAACTCTTCTGCTTGGCGTATGAATGAGGGTATAAAGTTGATTGTGCCAGAAATTAACGCAGATATTTTGACAAAAGAGGATAAAATTATAGCTAATCCCAATTGCTCGACAATACAGCTGGTAATGGTTCTGTATCCACTACACCAAAAATATGGAATAAAGCGAGTTGTAGTGTCTACTTACCAATCGGTGACGGGTACGGGCAAAGCTGCTGTAGACCAGTTGGATGGAGAGGTAAGAGGTGAAACCCCAACCAAGGTCTATCCGTATGAAATTTTCAAAAACGCACTGCCTCACTGCGACATTTTTGAAGAAAATGGCTACACTAAAGAAGAGATGAAGCTTACTCGCGAAACACAAAAAATCTTGGATGATAAGAGTATTGCTGTAACAGCAACGGCTGTGCGAGTTCCAGTACAGGGAGGGCACTCTGAGGCAGTAAATATTGAATTTGAAAAAGATTTTGATGAATCAGAAGTGAGGAAAATTCTAAACGAATCCCCTGGGGTTACTTTGCAAGATAATACGGATTCAAATATTTATCCGATGCCAAAATATGCAGAGGGTAAAAATGATGTATTTGTAGGGCGCATCAGAAGGGATTTTTCACAACCTAATTCGTTAAATTTATGGATTGTCTCTGATAATTTAAGAAAAGGTGCGGCGACTAATACTGTGCAAATTGCTGAGAAATTGCTAGAGAAAAAAATCATCGGATAA
- a CDS encoding HAD family hydrolase has product MKKTDFDALIFDMDGTLWDPLTLYTAATNDFLKEKNIQKSYTPQELQKYMGLESAEFTHEIFGNISEEQQKEWFKAIAEKQYQRMQDKEGILFPYLIEMLQRLSAVYSIFIVSNCPAKGIDYFMERANIQEFITDTFAYGMNEKSKHHNIQLLKDKYGFKNAVYIGDTEKDEKEAKLANIPFIFVTMGYGNSENYFKKFDSLKELTEYFA; this is encoded by the coding sequence ATGAAAAAAACAGATTTCGATGCATTGATTTTTGATATGGACGGCACTCTATGGGATCCTTTAACACTCTACACAGCCGCGACCAATGATTTTCTAAAAGAAAAAAACATTCAAAAATCTTATACCCCACAAGAGCTCCAAAAGTATATGGGCTTAGAATCAGCCGAGTTCACACATGAAATCTTTGGGAACATTTCTGAAGAACAACAAAAGGAATGGTTTAAAGCCATTGCCGAGAAACAATACCAAAGAATGCAAGACAAAGAAGGAATTTTATTTCCATATTTGATTGAAATGCTGCAAAGATTATCAGCCGTTTATTCCATTTTTATTGTCAGCAATTGCCCAGCTAAGGGTATAGATTATTTCATGGAAAGAGCTAATATACAAGAGTTTATTACTGACACCTTTGCCTACGGTATGAATGAAAAATCAAAGCATCATAATATTCAATTGCTAAAAGACAAATACGGTTTTAAAAATGCTGTATATATTGGTGATACTGAAAAAGATGAAAAAGAAGCTAAGTTGGCTAATATTCCATTCATTTTTGTGACAATGGGCTACGGTAATAGCGAAAATTATTTTAAAAAATTTGATTCTCTCAAAGAACTTACAGAGTATTTTGCATAA
- a CDS encoding TrmH family RNA methyltransferase has translation MIYLFLCMHISSSQNKQIKYLLKLQQKSKFRKKTKEFLVEGVQENQLALANGYKNKGFYWVEEIFNNEFNLDNFNQVSISKEVFEKLAYRKTTGGIIGIYEQKEFSLNQIQNPKPIIVVLEEIEKPGNLGAILRSCDAIKADAVVICDERVDFYNPNVIRSSVGTLFSNRLIYSTSQDFLKWIKREKLALYATYLREDTQNLFDLNLSEGVAWVFGTESFGLSDFWIDEGVKTVKIPMSGQVDSLNVSNAVAVCLYETWRQINFSKP, from the coding sequence ATGATTTACTTATTTTTGTGTATGCACATTTCAAGCTCTCAAAACAAGCAAATTAAATATCTACTAAAATTACAACAGAAATCTAAATTTCGTAAAAAAACGAAGGAATTTCTAGTAGAGGGAGTGCAAGAAAATCAACTTGCATTGGCTAATGGGTACAAAAATAAAGGCTTCTATTGGGTAGAAGAAATTTTTAATAATGAATTTAATTTAGATAACTTCAATCAAGTTTCAATTTCAAAAGAAGTTTTTGAAAAATTAGCTTACCGAAAGACAACAGGAGGAATCATAGGGATTTATGAGCAGAAAGAATTTTCATTAAATCAAATTCAAAATCCAAAGCCAATAATTGTAGTGCTAGAAGAGATTGAAAAACCTGGCAATTTAGGCGCTATTTTACGCAGTTGTGATGCAATAAAAGCTGATGCAGTGGTGATATGTGACGAGCGTGTAGATTTTTATAACCCTAATGTCATCAGAAGCAGCGTGGGAACTTTGTTTTCAAACCGATTGATTTATAGCACTTCACAAGATTTTTTGAAATGGATCAAAAGAGAAAAATTAGCCTTATACGCTACTTATCTAAGAGAAGATACACAAAATTTGTTTGATTTAAATCTATCGGAAGGAGTTGCATGGGTTTTTGGGACAGAATCTTTTGGACTATCTGATTTTTGGATAGATGAAGGAGTGAAAACAGTGAAAATACCCATGAGTGGGCAGGTAGATTCTTTGAATGTAAGTAATGCCGTAGCTGTTTGCCTGTACGAGACTTGGAGACAAATTAATTTTTCTAAGCCTTAA
- the pyk gene encoding pyruvate kinase, with product MKNTNIDKKTKIVATLGPSTSSKEIIRQMMLSGVNVFRINFSHADYQDVEDRIKFIREINEEEDLAVGILADLQGPKLRIGNVAEGSELKPGDILKFTNDKVDGNKEVVYMTYTQFAQDVEVGERILIDDGKLILEVTETDKEKNVKAKVIQGGALKSKKGVNLPNTKISLPALTEKDIEDAKFAISQQVDWIALSFVRHAQDVELLQDLIRKNADHKIPIISKIEKPEALLNIDEIVEKSDGLMVARGDLGVEIPMEEVPLAQKMLVDKAKLARKPIIIATQMMESMIYSLTPTRAEVNDVANSVMDGADAVMLSGETSVGRYPIDVIKTISNILMTVESDKHITVPPHRPTDTEDERFITNVICHNATEMSRHVKTKAIVTLTYSGYTAFQISSHRPESGIFIFTPNKRILGMLNLLWGVRAFYYEGEKSTDETVVEVNNYLKEKAYVKEGDFIINLNAMPVFKKGITNTLRFTTM from the coding sequence ATGAAGAACACAAACATTGATAAAAAAACCAAAATTGTTGCGACTTTAGGCCCATCAACTTCGTCCAAAGAAATCATTAGACAAATGATGCTTAGTGGCGTTAATGTATTTAGAATCAATTTTTCCCATGCTGATTATCAAGATGTTGAGGATAGGATAAAGTTCATCCGTGAAATCAACGAAGAAGAAGATTTAGCGGTTGGAATTTTAGCGGATTTACAAGGTCCTAAATTACGCATAGGTAACGTGGCTGAAGGTTCTGAGCTGAAACCTGGTGATATTTTAAAGTTTACCAATGATAAAGTAGATGGCAATAAGGAAGTTGTCTATATGACTTATACGCAGTTTGCTCAAGATGTAGAAGTGGGTGAAAGAATTTTAATTGATGACGGAAAGTTAATTTTGGAAGTAACTGAAACTGACAAAGAAAAGAATGTAAAAGCAAAGGTAATACAAGGAGGTGCTTTGAAATCTAAGAAAGGGGTGAATTTACCTAATACAAAAATATCACTCCCTGCATTGACAGAAAAAGACATCGAAGATGCTAAATTTGCTATATCACAACAAGTTGATTGGATAGCACTTAGCTTCGTTCGCCATGCGCAAGATGTTGAACTTCTACAAGATTTAATTAGAAAAAATGCTGATCATAAAATTCCGATTATTTCTAAAATCGAAAAACCAGAAGCTCTTTTGAATATTGATGAAATTGTAGAAAAAAGTGATGGTCTAATGGTTGCTAGAGGAGATTTAGGCGTTGAAATCCCAATGGAGGAAGTGCCTTTGGCTCAGAAAATGTTGGTAGATAAAGCAAAATTAGCTAGAAAACCTATCATCATCGCAACACAAATGATGGAAAGTATGATCTATTCACTTACACCTACGCGTGCAGAAGTGAACGATGTTGCTAATTCAGTGATGGATGGAGCCGATGCTGTGATGCTCAGTGGCGAAACCTCTGTGGGGCGATACCCTATTGATGTCATCAAAACCATCTCGAATATTTTGATGACTGTCGAAAGTGATAAACACATTACCGTTCCTCCGCATCGCCCGACTGACACTGAAGATGAAAGGTTTATCACCAATGTAATTTGCCACAACGCGACGGAGATGTCTAGACATGTTAAGACTAAAGCCATTGTTACACTGACTTATTCTGGCTATACCGCTTTCCAAATTAGTAGCCACAGGCCAGAGTCTGGAATTTTTATATTCACCCCAAATAAGAGAATACTAGGAATGCTTAACTTGTTATGGGGCGTCCGTGCATTCTATTATGAAGGCGAGAAGAGTACAGATGAAACAGTGGTGGAAGTCAATAATTACTTGAAGGAAAAAGCTTATGTAAAAGAAGGTGATTTTATCATCAATCTAAATGCTATGCCAGTATTCAAGAAAGGAATTACCAATACTTTGCGTTTCACTACTATGTAA
- a CDS encoding IPExxxVDY family protein codes for MSILLLDEIEEDEFLYYGIKFKTYPEYKLIYKINQALNFSFCREEDLDIRSNQEIFCYSVYTMNISFEEMKIYLIKNKSHNKKIYIENSLFSHINTSNFLFQRFKNFNYILKLDINLTQPHQIPLSLQSAGLAITVQEIDLLENEKKRLVL; via the coding sequence ATGAATTTCTCTACTACGGTATAAAGTTTAAAACTTATCCTGAATATAAATTGATCTATAAAATCAACCAAGCATTGAACTTTTCATTTTGTAGAGAAGAGGATTTAGATATTCGCTCTAATCAAGAAATCTTTTGCTACTCTGTCTATACCATGAATATTTCTTTTGAAGAAATGAAAATCTATTTAATCAAAAATAAATCTCATAATAAAAAAATTTATATAGAAAATAGCTTATTTAGTCACATAAATACCTCCAATTTTCTTTTTCAACGCTTTAAAAATTTCAATTATATACTAAAACTTGATATTAATCTTACGCAGCCTCATCAGATTCCATTATCTTTGCAGTCGGCTGGCTTGGCAATCACTGTACAAGAAATTGACCTGCTAGAAAATGAAAAAAAACGATTAGTTTTATGA